The Tripterygium wilfordii isolate XIE 37 chromosome 21, ASM1340144v1, whole genome shotgun sequence genome segment ATAGATGATGATAGACTTAATAACGGAATGCAGGCAGCAAAAGAGTCTAAAACATCATCAAGACCAATATGTGAAAAACCCAGAGCTTATAAATTAACATAGGAAACTACTACGATATGCTCTTGCGAAGCATTGATTAAAATCAATAGTTATCTCTATTTTACATGCCTTAATCCAAAATTTATCATGATAAAGAGAATCTGAAAAATTACTGGGACCTATTATAATTGTAGCATTAGGTGGCTTTTATGCTGCAGATGAAGGAAGTCTGTAAACCAGAATTGGTTGCTGCTCTGCAGGCAAAACGATATCAAGaccttttaattttgattagaaGTGCAGGAAATTTAGGACAATGAAAAATGTAGAACGCAGATATCCAAAGCGAGGGTGCAGCGATTAAAAGGTCATCCTTTTGAAACAAGCCTTAACACTTAGCTAACTGGGTTGCACAGATGAATCACTTTTCTTCATTCAAATTTACAATCTTTTTTCTACTATTTAAGACCAACTCCTTTTGCACATCACTAACATACAAGCAAAAGGTTTGCTGCCAATAAGAATGAAATCCTATGAAGAACTCACCTCGGAATTTGAAATATACTCTCTCATGATGTACCAAAGTTGTGCATTCGTATCCATCAACTGCAGTTTACGTGGATGAAAACATGCTAGTAAGACACAAAATAAGATTTAAATGGTCAATGAGTCATGCAAAACATACCAAAAACTGAAAACCACTCTCAGTTAATCTAGGGGCTTCTTTATCCCTGCAAAAGTTGCACTATATTGTAAGAACCGATTGTGAGATCAAAGATCCTCAACGTCCAACGCAGAAAAGAAGATGAGGCCATATATGCCCCCAGAATGTTACCTCTGAGTCAATAGACCTCGCTGAAAAACTTTCATCATAGAAGAGCTGAAGTTAGTCAGCTTTTCAGCCTGGGCCGAGCTTATCAGTTGCAATAAGAAACACTGGTTTAACAGAACTGCAAGTCATTAGAAACTAGCCTAAATCATTAAACTAATAACAAACCATGATAAATGAGGACCAGAAAAAAGTTTCCATGAACACATATGCGCAACCAAGAAAACAGCAACAGATAGATGAAGATCACACCTCCCATTGTCCAAGGGCATAGGCCTCAAGATCCTCCAAGCTTGGGAGCCTCACGGTAACATTTGGAGGCATTGGTTCCCTTGGCAAAACTCCACTGTAGTATCCATGCATTGGTTCAGTAATATCATTGACACGATAGTCAATCACATATAGACTTTGTCATAACTAGGCAAGCTCTTGgtaaatcaaaatttttgaaatatgAGTAAACAGATCCATAAAGAGGAAAGCAGAGAATATAACATAGATTAAACGTGAAGATACATCAAATCAATTAGGTAGCGATAGTTGCCTGATTATGATGTTGGGTGGATACAGTAATAAAAAtcagaaaacaaacaaagataTTTGATAGTCTGCCATTTCCTCTCGGATTACTTGTGTCAGAAAATTATATTTCCTCAACAATCAAAGAATAAATACAGATATCTTACCGTTGCGGCTATACAGAAGTAACAGAATACGTAATCGTAAAGAGATAATATACAATAGTATACATAAAGGAAGATAAGAAACATTAAAACCTCAACAACAAACGAAAATACAGTCATTAGTTAACCATACAGTATAGAACACCATAATATTAAACCAAAAACTCACCCGTGTACTAGATGCTTCTGAAGATTAGTCTGAAACTTCGGATTTAGTCTGTAAGTGGTTTCCTTTTTTCTGTAAGAAGAATAAAAATCATCACAAGGAAAAAATAGGTAGTTCGACGTATAACATGGAAAATGCTACTTCTCAAGGGTGGGATAAACAGCTGGTTCAACTTTGCAGAATGAGTCACGTACAAGCAATTTAACTGCAAGATGTGCTCTTACAAAACGTTACAGGTTATGCAGGTTATAATTCGAAGACTTGGTTATGCAAAAACATGCAGCAGGATTTAAAAGAGCACAGGTCAACAGGGCTACTTATCaggcaaatgaaaaaaaaaatttatctaacCACAAAAAGTGAAGAGGCATaagaatagaagaaaaaaacttctctttttaagtgaaaatgagaataaaaagaaaactagaaaatgCGAAATATTTAACGCTGGCATGGGAAACTGgtcaaaacaaaccaaaccaaccTTGCAGCATAATAGCATATCCACCAACaatccaaaaaacaaagaataagaaATAACAGACTGTTATCCAACTCTGGCGAATTAAGCTTCAAATTTAGCTTAGAAACAAATCCCAACCACTCCAAAAGTGCAGAatgcagggaaaaaaaaatatttctgcAGCGAGGGTTGATAATGCTCAAGGAAATTCTTCTAATCTAGGTCATGGCTCTCATAACACACGTTTCATCCCTATAACTTTGCACAATATCAAGCCATGGGACAGGGCAGAGGATACCTGTCATCAGTTTCTGTAAAAACTCTTAGCTGAATCAATCTATCAATTGCTACTTTGTGCTTGGAGAAACCCTCAGCAAGCACCCACTCCTCCAGCATTTTCCCGGTCACTGGAACTTCAAGGTACAACATCTGCAACACATACTTCTTCGCCAGAGGCGGTAGTGATCTAACCACAAACTTATGGTCgttaggaaggaaaaaaaaaccaacaataaACATATAGATACAGCATAATTCAATAGAATTATACAAATATAGCAAGGAAGTTAAGCATTACTCATATTGAAATAATCGCCTCTTGACAACTATCAATAACAATAGAAGCATAAACCAAAAGAGAATAAGACAAGGAGTAACGGCTGAATAAGGACCTGAGGATGGCTTCGCAAATGAATTCATTCTCGTATAACTTGGCAAGCTTCATGGCGGGTAGAGACGCCACCATATCCATGAAATTCTTGGCGATGATCTTCACCTGAGGCATTCTGGTGGAATTTCTAGGGTTTTCGCAGGAATTAAACAGCGATTGCACAGTAATCAGAAATCCAACGCGAAACAATATTACAAAAGAAGGAGGAAAACGAAGATGACTACAATCTACGAGCGTCCTCAATGTGATATGCTGGAATTATCAGAAAGGCGATGGAGGACTTCTGTACGAACGCAATGCTAAACTGCGAAGAGAGCGCGAATTTTGTCGCGACAGATGTCAGGGATGAATTTGGTCCTTCAAGTGAGAATGGGCAGTAAAAGAGAGTTTAGAAAAGCTACGAGGTACTTGTGCTTAGAGGTCTCAAACAGGCCGGGCCAGTTGGCCCCGgacggcccggcccggcccgttTGTGGCCGTGATTGGCCCGGCTCAGCACCTCTATACGGGCTGGGTCGGGGTTTTCAGCACGCCTGAGAGAAAAACGGctagtttgatttttttaagtCCAAAATGCCCCCAATAGATATATAATCCAACTGCAAAAAACTGAAATGGATGGATAAGATGCACAATATAAACCCAGAAGATTGAAGCGACATTGGATTGAATTGAATCTTCGATGCAGTTTTGCAATCAGTCCATCTCCGTCAACAGGCCTGTGATTTTCTTCTCCAAAATCTGGAAACCGAAATCCATCCTCTGTTTCTCCAGCTCGCCTGAGTCACAATCATCTCCACTCGCTCTCTCTAAATCCCTTCAACtcgaaaccctaaaaatcttaGAATGGGGCTCAGTCTGCGACCAACTCTCCTCCTTCACCTCGACCTCCATGGGCCGTTCCACTGCCCAAAGCGCCAATGTTCCTTTTGGCCGAACTCTGGAGGAGAGCCGGAAGCTTTTGAATCAGACTGCTGCGGCTGTCGCTGTGATGGAGGTGATGCAGTGTGAGGCTGAGCCACTGGACCTGTCAGCTGTCGTGGACGTAACAGAAATTGTGGATTCTGCTGTTTCCGGTTATTTGCTCACGGCGAGGGAGCTTTGTGCTGTGAGGCGGACCTTGAGAGCGGCTAGGGCACTGTTTGAGAGGTTGAAGGAGGTAGCTGCTGCTGGTATAGCAAGTTCCCAGAGGTTTGATATGGATTTTCGAAATTGGAGTAACGTTCTCTCTTTCGTTCTTGTCGTTTGAGAATTCTTGATGTTTGCGTGAAGCACTGTGCTTTCATCTATTAAAGGTCTAACAAGCAATTTTAAAAGTGTAGCATAGAGTAGGATTATGCAAAGTGGAAGAAGTTGCTTTAAAATTTGAATCAATAGTTTTAAAGTTGAAATGtgaaagaaaacatacattGTTAGATAGTTATGACTGGTAGTGTCCAATGGTGAAGGGTTTAGATAAGTTATAGGTTATATTAGTTGCCAAGCAAAGCAGTATGAAAGTTGGCATATACTAGATGTTTTGTAATGATAGATAATCATAGCTCATTAAGAGCCAATGTGATATAACTCTGTAGATTTCACAAAGCTTGCATGTCCTGATAAATTCTGCTTGTAGCAACTCCTTCAAGTTTGTTGAGGATATCTAAGTAGAAGCTCACTTCTCTTCCTGGATTCTGATAGGTGTAATCCTCTACTTGAAGTACTTCAGAGTTGCAATTATCAGATGGAGCTGGAGCGAAAAATAGGATTTTGCATAGACTGCAATCTTTTTAGAATCCTTGATAGAGCAAGTGAAGATTTGGAGATCATTAGGTCTGAAAGGAAGAGGAATATGGAAAATCTGGACTCTCTGTTGAAGGGAGTTGCAGCTCAGATTTTTCAGGCTGGGGGCATTGACAAACCTCTGATAACCCAGCGGCGTTCTAGGATGTGCGTTGGTGTTAGGGCTTCCCACAAATATTTGGTTCCAGATGGTGTAATTCTAAATGTTAGTAGTTCTGGTGCAACATACTTTATGGAACCCAGGGAGGCAGTGGAATTGAACAACTTGGATGTCAGGCTTTCCGACTCTGAGAGAATTGAGGAAATAACAATCTTGAGTTTGCTTACCTCAGAAGTAGCAGAAtcagaagaagaaatgaagtACATGCTAGATAGGGTTCTAGAAGTTGATCTTGCTTTTGCCAGAGCTGCTTATGCTCATTGGATCAAGGGAGTCTGTCCAACTTTAACTGCTGTTAGCCGTGAGGATTCAAATACTACTGGATCAGATCATTCTTTGTCAGTAGATATTGAAGGCATACAACATCCACTGCTCCTCGGGTTGTCTCTAAGCAATTCATCAGATGCCATGACGTCCAACTATGATGTATCAGCTGAATTTAATGCGGAAAACAGTCTAACAACATCAGGGAATACAACAGAAATTGTATCTGATTTTCCTGTGCCAATTGACTTCAAAGTTCGACGTGGAACAAGTGTGATTGTAATCTCAGGACCAAATACAGGAGGGAAAACTGTGTCCATGAAAACTCTTGGTTTGGCATCTCTAATGTCCAAAGCTGGCATGTATCTGCCTGCGAAGAAGCATCCAAGGCTTCCTTGGTTTGATCTTGTGCTGGCTGATATTGGAGATCCACAGGTAGTAGCTTACCTTGTTTTTGGGAAATAATTTATCAGTTCTACTATTTGCTCCATTTCATTCTGACTTGGGTTTTTCATTGAAGTCTTTGGAACAAAATCTCTCAACTTTTAGTGGGCACATGTTGTGGATTTGTAAGATCTTGGAAGTGGCCTCAAAAGAAACACTTGTCCTCATTGATGAAATAGGCACTGGAACCGATCCTTCGGAAGGTGTTGCTCTTTCTACAAGCATATTGCAGTACCTCAAAGACCATGTTAACTTAGCCATTGTAACTACTCATTTTTCCGATTTAAGCTGCCTGAAAGATAAGGACAAACGATTTGAGAATGCAGCTATGGAATTTTGCCACGAAACCCTACTACCTACCTATCGGATCCTTTGGGGAAGTATTGGTGATTCAAACGCATTAAGTATTGCTAAATCATTTGGTTTTGATACCAAAATAATTGATCGTGCCAAAAATTGGGTGGAGAGGTTGAGTCCAGAAAATCAGCAGGAGCGGAAAGGTCAGTTGTATCAGTCGCTTTTggaggaaagaaagaaattggaagTTCAAGTTCAGAAAGCTGCATCTCTTCATGAAGAAATAATGGATCTTTATTATGAGGTATGATTCTTGAAGACATCATTTTCTGCAATAATAGCTGCTGTGCATGACCTGATTTCTATTGGTGGCTGTGATAATTATATTTCTGTCACAATTTAGTTCAGATTACATATGGTCATCACATATGCTGCAGCTTCTCTAATTGTCAAATTTGAACGAACCTTATCTAAATAGTATCCattcaaattttgaatatttgtcCATTTCATTGGTTTGTATGATATCTATATCGATGCCTATAAGGAAAATGGCATGAACTTTTGAAGTTGGCTTTTCATAACTAAAGGGTCTTTTTGGAAATTGTTCCAGACATGGAAGTCAAGACAGAGATCTTCATCAGTTTTCAGCAAATACATGTTGATTATAAAATTATGAGCGCAGAATTTTTGGACATGCTTGAATTGAATTATGGGAATGCCTTGATTATTATTGACCTTTTTCCATCAGCATCACCTTGTTTTCTTTCTAATTATTCATGAAGATTCAAAAGGAGGCCGATGATCTTGATAGCCGTGAGATCGCTTTGACGGCAAAGGAAACTCAACTGGTCCAACAAGAATTGAATACTGCAAAATCACAGTTAGAAATTGTAGTACATGAGTTTGAAGATCAGCTTAGAACCGCCAATGCTGGTCAACTTAATTCACTGATTGGGAAATCAGAGTCTGCCATCGCATCCATAGTTGAAGCTCATTGTCCTCGTGACAATTTCCCTGCCACTGAAACTAATGTAACATATGCTCCACAAGTTGGAGAGCAAGTCTATGTGAAGGGACTGGGAGATAAGTTAGCTACTGTGGTCAAAGCACCTGAGGATGAAGAGACTGTCTTAGTTCAATATGGTAAGATAAAGGTCCGAGTAAAGAAAAGTCATATTAGAGCTATTCCACGTAGCGAAAGCAGTAATGCGACCCGCTCGGCCCTACATTTGAAGAGACGGGTATGTTTAGATAttctctttgattctttgaTTGGTTACTTTGTTATATAACTTTCTAGCCATGTTGCCAAGATATATGATCAGGTCTAGCTTTCTATTTAAGATTCAgggatttttttcctttcctatcGTAGTCAGCAGATTGACTAATATTCTCTAAATAGCAAAGCACACCTCCGCTTGTGCATTCACGTCATTCTGCCTATAAATTTGGGGTATGGCATTCATTCAATGATTTGTTTGGTGTGGGTATACACCCAGACTTAAGGACATCACTATTTTTCAGATTAATCCAATATACTTGCCATCTTAGACAAGCTTAACCATATATTGTACATCAAGTTGTACCACATATGTAATTCAATTCAGTGTTGCATTCCATTTGAGATGGAAGGCTACCATGCATTACACTGAATCCCATTTACAACATAACATTGTTTTTGCTGCTCTCCTTCCCTCGCGTCCTCCTTGATATTGTAATGCCAATTCAAACTGGTTTTCAGATATATTATATGCTTTGTATCTATCATGGCTAATTTTTTAGCTTCTTAGAAAGTGTAAGCGGATTCTATTCCAATTGACCTATTCTATTCACATGGTTGTTTTTCGCCATTACTGCTGcctctcttttaattttatgGGTGCAACGTTTTATGGTCGCATACTCTACGAGTCTACTGTGAGAATTCGTTTACTAGGTAAAATTCTCAAGAGATTGGTAACATGTGCATATGTGTTTAATTTAGGAGGATTTGGTGACCTCGGTGATGCTGCTTTATTTAAGCTACAGAACCATTCTTGTCACAGAGGCTTTCAAGCCCCAGTATTGTGAAACTTTGTTGTGTCCGTATCATATGGCCACTGTTTACTTACATTACTTCTGTTAAGACCATATTGAACCCCGTTATTTATCTGTATTATAGGTACAACTGAGACAAAAATTCCAAAGTACTTCAGAGGCCAAAGGTGGTGGTGATGTTTATGGCCCTCGGGTGCAAACATCAAAGAATACTGTAGATCTAAGGGGTATGAGAGTTGAAGAAGCTGCTCTCCAGCTGAACATAGCTCTCACTTCCAGAGAATCGCATTCAGTTCTCTTCATTATACATGGGGTGGGCACTGGTGCTGTAAAAGGTCATGCACTGGAGATTTTAAAGAGCCATCCGCGTGTTGCTAAGTATGAACCTGAAAGCCCAATGAATTATGGTTGTACAGTTGCATATATCAAATAGTACTAGTTTGTTCAAACATTGAATCATTAGTTTATTGGACAGACATGAAAATGGTATAACATTATTGTTAAGGATGCCTTCCCTACATATATAAGCCGTCGGGTATTGTTGAATTCTTGGTGGTCTGCTAGTACCTTCAGTAAATGGTAATATACCATATAGGGCGCCTCTGACTTTGGCTTAGATGGAAAGTCTCTAATTTTTGTTGGTGTCATGGGCATTGATTGTTTCACTGGGTGCTTGCTTGGTGTGGTCTATCCCTCTCATACAGACTTGGCCAACCAAAATCAAGGTGGAGACCAAACCCACCACAATCACCGCCATCTAGGCAGTTTACAGGTGTACAATACAATGATAGATAGGCTGATTAAAGGATTCAGAACGACAATGAGGGCAATCGGACAGGCTGCCGTCATCGCCTCTATATGCAATCCCAGGACCAATACCAATTCCAGCTCCACCTCTAGTACTGGGCTTTCCATTGGAACCAATAGGCCCATCATTCCCTAAATCAAAGCCCAGACCAATGTCGTCGTCATTTGGGCCTTGTCCAGTACCGAATTGGGCTCCAATATGCGAACACCAATCCCATGGCCATTTTCCTCCGAGTCCTATATGGAACCCAAGATCTTCCTCCTCATCATAGGACACTATCATCGTTGTTAGGGTTTGCTCCATTAGCAGAGCTGAATAATCCCAAAATAACGAAGAACACATAAAGTTTTGTGAGCTCTCATTTCTGGCTAGTACGATTCAATGCACTGACGGGATTGGAAGCATGAATTGGAAGTGAATTTATAGGGTGAAGTCGAATGGATGTGCACGGAGTTTTCGTTTTCGCTTGAGATAAGCAGGAGATGTGGAATTGGTTGAGTGAAAAAATGAAGGTAAAACGACTAAAACAGAGTGGTTTGTACATTCTGTGCTTGAAATTGGGTGACACTGTGCTTGTGTGGCTCCAGTACTAGGAAAATTTAACCCAAACAACGTGTAAGGGTATTGTCCATATAATGATTTTTGAACTTTCCATTTCTATATGGAAAGAGAGACTGCGAACGACATCTCTTATATTGATGATCGACACCAAGGGAAAAGAGCGACTAGAAACGATATCGCTTATATCGATGATACCAAGGTAAGGGATAGTAAATTCATAGAAATGGGATGTGGATAAAGCGACTAGATTTCATAAATCATTAACAGCAAACAAACATTGGAAAACTACGATTCAAGTTTCCGAACAGCCACAATGCTCCTATAAATAGTTTATCACTACCACCAGTACCACCATTGCTATCCACAGAAAATTATATTATCCTCTGAACTATATAGCTGAATAAAGCCCTTTAAGAAATTATTATCTACTATGTGAAGCTGAACATATGGAGAGGAAAAGTTCTTGCTGCGGCTCGAGGAGCTATGCGAGCTCATGCACTTCTACTCCAAAGAAGGAGGCTGTGGTGAAGACGGAAGTGATCAAGAAAGAATCCAGTACTCCAGTGGCTGCTGCTGCATATGCTGCTGTGCAATCAACTCCAGCTGTTAATGTGGTGAGTACTACTCCCAAGGCGGAGGATGCTGTGAAAAAGGAAGAACCTGTTAAGGTTAAGGCTGGGACCGGTTGTTGTGGCTGAGTGTTTGGGTTCAATATTATTAAGTCAATAAGGGGAATGATTTTGCTGTcagattatttatatattatgatAATGTAATAATCCTTccctataataataataaatcaggCATGGTTCGATTAATTCTTCTCAATTCGCAAAATATTA includes the following:
- the LOC119989926 gene encoding endonuclease MutS2 isoform X2, with translation MELERKIGFCIDCNLFRILDRASEDLEIIRSERKRNMENLDSLLKGVAAQIFQAGGIDKPLITQRRSRMCVGVRASHKYLVPDGVILNVSSSGATYFMEPREAVELNNLDVRLSDSERIEEITILSLLTSEVAESEEEMKYMLDRVLEVDLAFARAAYAHWIKGVCPTLTAVSREDSNTTGSDHSLSVDIEGIQHPLLLGLSLSNSSDAMTSNYDVSAEFNAENSLTTSGNTTEIVSDFPVPIDFKVRRGTSVIVISGPNTGGKTVSMKTLGLASLMSKAGMYLPAKKHPRLPWFDLVLADIGDPQSLEQNLSTFSGHMLWICKILEVASKETLVLIDEIGTGTDPSEGVALSTSILQYLKDHVNLAIVTTHFSDLSCLKDKDKRFENAAMEFCHETLLPTYRILWGSIGDSNALSIAKSFGFDTKIIDRAKNWVERLSPENQQERKGQLYQSLLEERKKLEVQVQKAASLHEEIMDLYYEIQKEADDLDSREIALTAKETQLVQQELNTAKSQLEIVVHEFEDQLRTANAGQLNSLIGKSESAIASIVEAHCPRDNFPATETNVTYAPQVGEQVYVKGLGDKLATVVKAPEDEETVLVQYGKIKVRVKKSHIRAIPRSESSNATRSALHLKRRVQLRQKFQSTSEAKGGGDVYGPRVQTSKNTVDLRGMRVEEAALQLNIALTSRESHSVLFIIHGVGTGAVKGHALEILKSHPRVAKYEPESPMNYGCTVAYIK
- the LOC119989926 gene encoding endonuclease MutS2 isoform X1; translated protein: MQFCNQSISVNRPVIFFSKIWKPKSILCFSSSPESQSSPLALSKSLQLETLKILEWGSVCDQLSSFTSTSMGRSTAQSANVPFGRTLEESRKLLNQTAAAVAVMEVMQCEAEPLDLSAVVDVTEIVDSAVSGYLLTARELCAVRRTLRAARALFERLKEVAAAGIASSQRCNPLLEVLQSCNYQMELERKIGFCIDCNLFRILDRASEDLEIIRSERKRNMENLDSLLKGVAAQIFQAGGIDKPLITQRRSRMCVGVRASHKYLVPDGVILNVSSSGATYFMEPREAVELNNLDVRLSDSERIEEITILSLLTSEVAESEEEMKYMLDRVLEVDLAFARAAYAHWIKGVCPTLTAVSREDSNTTGSDHSLSVDIEGIQHPLLLGLSLSNSSDAMTSNYDVSAEFNAENSLTTSGNTTEIVSDFPVPIDFKVRRGTSVIVISGPNTGGKTVSMKTLGLASLMSKAGMYLPAKKHPRLPWFDLVLADIGDPQSLEQNLSTFSGHMLWICKILEVASKETLVLIDEIGTGTDPSEGVALSTSILQYLKDHVNLAIVTTHFSDLSCLKDKDKRFENAAMEFCHETLLPTYRILWGSIGDSNALSIAKSFGFDTKIIDRAKNWVERLSPENQQERKGQLYQSLLEERKKLEVQVQKAASLHEEIMDLYYEIQKEADDLDSREIALTAKETQLVQQELNTAKSQLEIVVHEFEDQLRTANAGQLNSLIGKSESAIASIVEAHCPRDNFPATETNVTYAPQVGEQVYVKGLGDKLATVVKAPEDEETVLVQYGKIKVRVKKSHIRAIPRSESSNATRSALHLKRRVQLRQKFQSTSEAKGGGDVYGPRVQTSKNTVDLRGMRVEEAALQLNIALTSRESHSVLFIIHGVGTGAVKGHALEILKSHPRVAKYEPESPMNYGCTVAYIK